The DNA window gcttagcttagcacaaagactagAAACAGGGGGGAACGGTTAGCTTGGGTCTGCATGATCAAAGGCAACAAATCTACATTATATCCTGTTTGTTTGATCTGTACAAGTCGGACTGACAATGTTATCAAAGGAAAGACAAAAGTACAAAACTGAAAACCAGCATCACCCTTTAATTCAGCTCATCACCTTAAATCACCTTTAAGACTTTTACCTTGTTGAAgtgtttgtgatattttgtcCACAGCCTGAGTGAGTTCATCGCTATAGAAAGTGAATCAAACCGGAGGAAGAAACTCAAagtgaaaagcagcagagggtGAAACAATGTGAAGAATATAAAGTTGTTGTGCAACAAAAGCTGCAGTTTGGTCTTTGTTGTTGAACAAAGTGTCTGAGTGAAACTGGAGCTCTCGTTAATAACGTCCTGCTGAAAACTGATCCGCTCTGTGAACGCAAATCACCTCCACACGTCTGTGATCCAGAACTCAGAGTTCTATCTGTGACGTTCACGTCCAGCAGGTCTCAAAGTTTAGTCGCAGACTCTGGTGCTCCTTTATCTGGACTGAGCTTTAAGATGAATCACTTTTACATCCAGGGGAAACATTAGAATCGTaaagtttaaacattttgaattaatACCGTTTCTATTTGTGAGACCAGCTGGACAGTTAACGTCCAAACAAATCAACTTAATCCATCAGTTgaagttttctttaaaataagaaatcagATTTACGTGCGTGAAGCCGGCGCAGGGATTTGTGTTTGAGTAACGCAGCGATCGAAGACGACCTTTTGACCCGAATCGTGCCCGCAATGGTCAATGGCCTCTCTCCAGAGGAAGCTGTGGAGAAATgatggcggcggcggcggtgctgctgctgttgctgctcccAGCTGGAGTCTACTTTCCTGCCTGATCCGTCTCCGCCCAGAGCGACTCGAGCTGGTGCGCCCAGCAGCTGGAAGATTTCCAGCGGTGCGTTGCAGCCCAGGTACTGCCAGGGCCTCTTTCCCGCCGTGTCCCTGAGTTTCACATCAGCATCAAACTTGCTGACCAGCAACCGCATTATGTTCTTGTTGCCGTGGATGGCGGCAATATGGAGAGGCGTGTGGCCAGATGTTGACCTGGCGTTTATGTCAAACATCAAACCGGCCTTTTGGACTCCATACCTGAAACCACAGCCGGAGAGAGCAGATCAGTGCCGGGTCACAGAGTATTAATCCACATCAGCAGATCAGATTAATTACAGACCGCAAAGCTCAGTGCTCTTCAAAGAATTACTTTTAGGAGTGAAATCAGTTTCATGAATCGGAACTTCATCGAACTGCTTCGTACCATAAGGTGTTCAGGACTCGGTGGTCTCCGTGTTTGGAGATCCAGTGCAGCACAGTGAAGCCGGAGATGAAGTCTCGCTTGTTGAGCAGAGACGGTTCATCTCTGAACAAGGAGTAGATTTCAGGCCAGTCCCCCGCCGCGCCCTTCACCAGCCAGGTGTGCTCGTTGGGCTCCAGAGGAACCAACGACTGAGAACAGGGATCAAACAACGGCCTCGTGAACTGATTCAGTCAATTACATAAAAGCAGGAGGACAGTAATCAGTACTAACGGTTATTATGTAAATCAGAATCGATCGATTCGAAGGATTTACAAACAGATTACTGCGAAGAATAGAACAGGAGTTTTGAATaggacatttcaaaataaataacctGTGCAGATGGAAGGTCTCACCTGTTTACTGGAGCCTTCATGCTGAGCggtggagggggaggcagggttAACAGCAGGGAGGCTCCTCCTACCTCCGACCCGCCTTTCCCTCTCGACCAGGTCAGCGACGCTGTGGCTGCGCGGCGGCGTGGAACACGacgacagagaggaggaagagaggttGTGATGGAGactgagtgaggaggagatcaAATGGAGGCGGTTCAGTCGGGCCacctcacttcctcctcctcccttcacctcctcctgcatGAGCTGGTCGAGGTCAGCCCCGAGGCTGCGGCAcatcctgctcctcacctgACTGCTGAGCCGCCTGGTGACCGCCGGGCGCTGCCGGACGGGTGACGATAAGGATGAGCCATCGCTGGACTCAGCGTCATCATGGTCGTCATAGAGATCACCTGAGGGTTCAGGATGCGTTGAGCTAGGACACAGATCGTCTGAACGAATCTCACGGCACCGTCTAGTTTCCACCTCATCCAAAATCACCTCTTACTGACTGATGACCTTTGTTAAGTTTATATTCACTGTAAATCTCCTCACACTGAATATACCTCTATCTGTCTTCACACTGAATATCtagtttaattacattcatatGTTTCTATATAACTTTGTATATTCCTGATACTTAAGTGTTGCATGTTAGTTAATGtctttttgactcttgctgctgtaatattgcaaatgtccccattgtgggacCAATGAAGGATGATCTCatcttcttatcttatcttgtccaAAGCCACgataaatgttttgtaaaatgaataagAGCGGAAGTGTCTCTCCAGAGGGCGTCAGTGTGTCTCACACAGTTGGACAAACAGAGATAGTTGTGTTATGGATGATAAAGATAAGTCCAGAAGGAAGTTCGATCTCTGAACTTTcactttcctctgtttctcttcaaCTACAGCACCTGAATGTTTCACTGTTCTGACAGTGATGCCACACAATCTGCTGGAACTTCAACCAAACATGTTGCAGCAGGTTACTAACAGAGAAGTTCTGTTCTTTTTCAATGTGCCTGTTACAGTTAGCCCACATTCCAACACGCCTCACgtacatcaacacagaaactgTGCGAGAAGCTCCATGTCAAGAAATACTCATTTCGACTGAACTTCACAGCCGCGTTCATCATCTGATTCTATTTCTAACTAGCTATGATGACTTCCTGTCAGTTGGTGAAACAGCCTTTAATTAGCTCCTTCATAGAACGGATCCTTTAAAAACGAACTGAATGTATTTAGTTGAACACTGAACATCTCGGTCTTCAGAGAAAAGCCTTTCAACTCTCACCTGTGGAGAGGTGCCATGGCAACACTCGGAGTTTAGAGTCCTGGTTGTCGTGGAGATGTTCAGTGGAGTGGTGGAACGGTGACAAATGACCTGCTGTGATTTTACTGTCATCGAGATGCGTCACAGACTCAAGCTTGGTCCTTTGTGCTCGCTGGAGTACGTCCTCGATTTTATTTCCACGGCCAGTCTCACCTGATGAGTTAAAGTTAAAGAGACAGTTTTTTGTACAAACGTCAATTATCTGATTTTCACAAGCGGAAAGAACTCCAAACACCTGTATAGTTCTATTGTTTTTAAACCTTTGAACGTAAACGACTTTTCCCATCTAATGTCACCTATTAACTAAAAGACTGATGATCTCTGTTGTTGTCTAATGTAATTGTTTTGGTCTGAGGATCTAACGTGATAATTTAATAAGCCTCAAAATCAGTCAAAGCCTATTTAAAGAGTTGTATCCAGACAAAGTTCTTCTAACACTTTGTCGTTATGGATGCTAACTTCCTGCATGGAATGTTTTGTCAAAGACGACTCCAGCGGAGGTCATTTTTCTGACTATACTCTGTAGAGGATTAATATGTGCGTTACAGTGAGCGTTTCAGGAagtatgatgtgtgtgtgtgtgtgtgtgtttgagtcgtaacaaactgcagtgtgtgttcgTGATAACCTCCCCCAGTGGAAAACCGTGGTTCACTAAAGTATTGTTAACAGTCTTTGAATCAAAGGAGCTCCATGGCACAGAAGAATAAGATGCATCAGGTTTTACCTGCCGGGGCCTGTAGTTCCTCGTAGCTGCTGTTCCACCGGGATCCTCTGGAGGAGCCAGACGGAGGCCAGTCGCTGCTGGAGAAGCCAGCGTCCGAGGAGGGGGAGAAGATGCTGCTGTGGCTGGACGACAGCTGCGCCCCCTGGCTGTGATGAGACCTGGGTTCCGGCTGAACGCCTGGCGGCTGCGGGGATCGACGGTCCTGG is part of the Paralichthys olivaceus isolate ysfri-2021 chromosome 18, ASM2471397v2, whole genome shotgun sequence genome and encodes:
- the LOC109646525 gene encoding ankyrin repeat domain-containing protein SOWAHB-like; translation: MATDLSQDAVLGFLRSNGGSVKNSDLLLHFRNFIRNHADRDRNREMFKRFVNTLATVRQEDGVSYVVLRKKFRGHVPGDRGGGGAGSRSPETHLSPAEVRAEKPQIQAQMREVTVPAPPGETAMKTILPAAGIINNNNMETNLNLKRKQQQQQHQQPQQQQQQPPQQQQQQPQHHHQQQQQQHHQQQQQQQQPQQQQQPQHQPQKQQQQQPQHQQQQQPSHHQQHQKQVNFSPEPRVSPAAAAPLHFSKEPLLKTPGVSEPPVRLQCTEVRQQTLGFGPPPGITPVVRHHGETPQQGAAPQPLRGREACVQPGGGGGGLHQDPPLHPQVAPRRFRHRPSYKSAVSYDDDEDEEEEEEATMRRGSAGGVWPLSAPLEGSMRALSASSPCIIESPAPPSVASSSSSERNLPKIYVQDVEGGTLPPIGPAFSFEPGEELKGQWVGAGVEHTHVSPESTPIRFSRPDLYTPSPDGVRKVSPHHGVHQDRRSPQPPGVQPEPRSHHSQGAQLSSSHSSIFSPSSDAGFSSSDWPPSGSSRGSRWNSSYEELQAPAGETGRGNKIEDVLQRAQRTKLESVTHLDDSKITAGHLSPFHHSTEHLHDNQDSKLRVLPWHLSTGDLYDDHDDAESSDGSSLSSPVRQRPAVTRRLSSQVRSRMCRSLGADLDQLMQEEVKGGGGSEVARLNRLHLISSSLSLHHNLSSSSLSSCSTPPRSHSVADLVERERRVGGRRSLPAVNPASPSTAQHEGSSKQSLVPLEPNEHTWLVKGAAGDWPEIYSLFRDEPSLLNKRDFISGFTVLHWISKHGDHRVLNTLWYGVQKAGLMFDINARSTSGHTPLHIAAIHGNKNIMRLLVSKFDADVKLRDTAGKRPWQYLGCNAPLEIFQLLGAPARVALGGDGSGRKVDSSWEQQQQQHRRRRHHFSTASSGERPLTIAGTIRVKRSSSIAALLKHKSLRRLHARKSDFLF